A window from Argopecten irradians isolate NY chromosome 3, Ai_NY, whole genome shotgun sequence encodes these proteins:
- the LOC138318438 gene encoding SERTA domain-containing protein 2-like encodes MGVKRKLDEYDEGGEKIVEPGIQRQSVLDISMFKLQTHPARRVEPSLLRSVLILNTLKHIECELQKEGVSSDFSEAASMTLNENSDMSMDVLPDCENIGNGDIQSDLSELHISSSMETTTIPKDTVNPLPPIESFVELSSAFPLSNGSLSCGPLKVKNSCHDSKEQFTNSEQHMQLNFPVKTEDILTDIDVSTCDFDIFSSLASSMKLTPLSAEEVMHSFPVHDGYSTLFSNCSQVGASCKSDLMPEDIDNIMQILVGT; translated from the coding sequence ATGGGAGTCAAAAGAAAATTAGATGAATACGATGAAGGTGGCGAGAAAATTGTTGAGCCTGGCATACAGCGACAGTCAGTTTTAGACATCTCCATGTTCAAGCTCCAGACCCACCCAGCTAGAAGAGTAGAGCCATCATTATTACGCTCCGTCTTAATTCTTAACACTCTGAAACACATTGAATGTGAACTGCAGAAAGAAGGGGTTTCAAGCGACTTTTCTGAAGCTGCCTCAATGACACTAAATGAAAACTCAGACATGTCAATGGATGTATTGCCAGATTGTGAAAATATCGGAAATGGAGACATCCAGTCTGATCTATCAGAACTCCACATCAGTAGTAGCATGGAGACTACAACTATTCCAAAGGACACTGTAAACCCACTCCCACCCATCGAGTCATTTGTTGAATTATCTAGTGCTTTTCCTCTATCAAATGGTTCATTGTCTTGTGGACCTCTGAAAGTCAAAAACTCTTGTCATGATTCCAAAGAACAATTTACAAACTCTGAACAACACATGCAACTGAACTTCCCAGTGAAAACTGAAGACATTTTAACTGATATAGATGTATCTACATGtgattttgacattttctcATCACTCGCCTCCAGTATGAAATTAACACCGCTAAGTGCAGAAGAAGTTATGCATTCATTTCCTGTGCATGATGGTTACTCCACGCTATTTAGCAATTGTAGTCAAGTTGGTGCATCATGTAAGAGCGACCTCATGCCAGAAGATATTGACAATATAATGCAAATATTAGTTGGTACTTAG
- the LOC138318437 gene encoding barrier-to-autointegration factor-like, whose product MKVPDYKINSPYSNAPNIISKQKPFRAIPVHEAFARQTVSANFLEVKKISIHSNHRHKLKSNMSSTSQKHRNFVAEPMGDKDVTELSGIGETLGKRLSDKGFDKAYVVLGQYLLLKKDEELFRDWIKDTCAANSKQAGDCFNCLKDWADAFL is encoded by the exons ATGAAAGTTCCCGATTATAAAATAAACAGTCCCTACTCGAATGCACCTAATATAATCTCTAAACAGAAACCCTTCCGTGCAATACCAGTACACGAAGCATTTGCGCGCCAAACAGTTTCAGCCAACTTCCTGGAAGTCAAGAAAATCTCGATACATTC AAACCATAGGCACAAACTTAAATCCAATATGTCTTCAACATCACAGAAACATAGGAACTTTGTTGCTGAGCCTATGGGTGACAAAGATGTAACAGAGTTGTCAGGGATTGGAGAAACTCTAGGGAAAAGACTGTCAGATAAAGGCTTTGACAAA GCATATGTTGTCCTGGGCCAgtatttacttttgaaaaaagATGAAGAGCTGTTCAGAGATTGGATAAAGGACACTTGTGCAGCTAACAGTAAGCAGGCTGGAGactgttttaattgtttaaaagaCTGGGCGGATGCCTTCCTTtga